A part of Legionella sainthelensi genomic DNA contains:
- the lgt gene encoding prolipoprotein diacylglyceryl transferase, with product MLTFPYINPIAFSIGPLEVHWYGLMYLLGFVSAWLLAHWRSKHYKLDWTSEQISDLIFYAALGVIIGGRMGYMLFYDFPELIHNPLSLFKIWQGGMSFHGGLLGVVVALWIFAYRQGKPFWEIGDFIAPLVPIGLGAGRIGNFINGELWGRVTDMPWGMVYSHVDNQPRHPSELYEFGLEGVCLFLLVWIYASKPRPTGRVSAVFLMGYAVCRIIAEFFRQPDPQLGFIAFGWLTMGQILSIPMLLLGVWLWWIKR from the coding sequence ATGCTCACTTTCCCCTATATCAATCCAATTGCTTTTTCAATAGGGCCATTAGAAGTCCATTGGTATGGTTTAATGTATTTGCTTGGCTTTGTCAGTGCCTGGTTATTGGCCCATTGGCGCAGTAAGCACTATAAATTAGACTGGACATCCGAACAAATCAGCGACTTGATCTTTTATGCCGCCCTTGGAGTAATTATCGGTGGCCGTATGGGCTATATGCTTTTTTATGATTTTCCTGAACTGATACATAATCCTCTGTCTTTATTTAAAATCTGGCAAGGTGGGATGTCTTTTCATGGCGGTTTGCTCGGCGTAGTAGTCGCACTGTGGATCTTTGCTTACCGCCAAGGTAAACCTTTTTGGGAAATTGGTGATTTTATTGCACCATTAGTTCCTATAGGTTTAGGAGCAGGACGTATCGGTAACTTTATTAATGGTGAACTTTGGGGGCGAGTAACTGACATGCCTTGGGGTATGGTTTACAGCCATGTTGATAACCAACCGCGTCATCCCTCAGAACTTTATGAGTTTGGGTTAGAAGGGGTGTGCCTGTTTTTACTCGTGTGGATTTATGCAAGTAAACCTCGCCCTACGGGCCGAGTGTCTGCTGTATTTTTAATGGGTTATGCAGTATGCCGAATCATTGCAGAATTTTTCCGACAACCCGATCCTCAATTAGGCTTTATAGCCTTCGGATGGTTGACAATGGGGCAAATTTTATCTATTCCCATGCTGTTGCTGGGAGTTTGGTTATGGTGGATTAAACGATGA
- a CDS encoding RNA pyrophosphohydrolase encodes MVIDRAGYRLNVGIILVNSQNRVFWGRRSGHDAWQFPQGGLAAGETSLEAMFRELHEEVGLDKEDVEVIGSTKRWLRYRLPKQYLRHGSEPLVIGQKQKWFLLKLTASEQKVKLDLSDSPEFDSWRWVDFHEPEGQVIFFKRQVYIQALKELEPLLKIKNRRTPYGLKRRKR; translated from the coding sequence ATGGTAATTGATCGAGCCGGATATCGGCTGAATGTAGGAATTATCCTTGTCAACTCACAAAACAGAGTTTTTTGGGGAAGAAGAAGCGGTCATGATGCTTGGCAATTTCCACAAGGGGGATTAGCTGCTGGTGAAACATCACTAGAAGCAATGTTTCGAGAGTTGCATGAAGAAGTAGGATTAGATAAAGAAGATGTTGAGGTCATAGGCTCTACAAAACGTTGGCTTAGATACAGGTTGCCTAAGCAATATCTACGCCATGGCAGCGAGCCCTTAGTAATTGGACAAAAACAAAAATGGTTTTTGTTAAAGCTTACAGCCAGCGAACAAAAAGTAAAGCTTGATCTCAGTGATTCTCCTGAATTTGACAGTTGGCGCTGGGTTGATTTTCATGAACCCGAAGGGCAGGTCATCTTTTTTAAACGTCAAGTGTATATCCAGGCGTTAAAAGAGCTAGAACCTTTATTAAAAATAAAGAATCGCCGTACACCTTACGGACTCAAACGAAGAAAGAGGTAG
- the ansA gene encoding asparaginase, with protein sequence MRKRILILNTGGTISCIKTKNGYEPSLGYVASALQQIPLLQHQDMPEYIIKEYQPLLDSSNMTVHDWNRIAKDIADDYDHFDGFVVFHGTDTMAYTASALSFMLENLGKPVILTGSQIPLSEVRNDAIDNVVTSLWLCVHQPIHEVCIYFNQHLLRGNRTQKISSQGFKAFDSPNYAHLASIGIDIKVHQNLLLKRPQKPFHLQTIEPQFIANFRLFPGFATDVLAYILNQPLCGLILETYGAGNAQNNDLRFLKQLTDACARGVIIINCTQCQQGGVEMSQYATGHSLKEAGLISGHDMTPEAAHCKLLYLLSKRLDILKIKQLIETDLCGELTS encoded by the coding sequence ATGCGCAAGCGAATTCTAATACTTAATACCGGTGGGACCATTAGTTGCATCAAAACAAAAAATGGTTATGAACCATCCTTGGGTTATGTGGCATCAGCATTACAGCAAATTCCTTTGCTTCAGCATCAAGATATGCCTGAATATATTATTAAGGAATACCAACCTTTACTCGATTCCTCCAATATGACGGTACATGATTGGAACAGAATTGCTAAGGATATTGCAGATGACTATGATCATTTTGATGGCTTCGTCGTTTTTCATGGTACTGACACCATGGCTTACACGGCTTCCGCGTTATCATTTATGTTGGAGAATTTAGGAAAGCCTGTGATTCTTACTGGTTCTCAGATTCCTTTATCTGAAGTTCGTAATGATGCTATTGATAATGTCGTTACTTCTTTATGGTTATGTGTACATCAACCAATACATGAGGTATGCATTTATTTTAATCAACATTTGTTGCGTGGGAATCGCACGCAAAAAATAAGTTCCCAGGGGTTTAAAGCATTTGACTCTCCCAATTATGCTCATTTGGCATCTATAGGGATTGATATTAAAGTACATCAAAACCTTTTGTTAAAAAGACCACAAAAGCCATTTCATCTACAAACTATTGAGCCTCAATTTATTGCTAATTTTAGGTTATTTCCAGGTTTTGCTACGGATGTTTTAGCATACATATTAAATCAACCCTTATGTGGTCTAATTTTAGAGACGTATGGCGCAGGGAATGCACAAAATAATGATCTGCGTTTTTTAAAACAATTAACAGATGCTTGCGCACGCGGGGTAATCATTATTAATTGCACTCAATGTCAGCAAGGGGGCGTGGAGATGAGCCAATATGCTACAGGACACTCTTTAAAAGAAGCAGGACTTATTAGCGGCCACGATATGACTCCAGAGGCAGCCCATTGCAAGTTGTTGTATTTATTGAGCAAAAGATTGGATATTTTAAAAATTAAGCAATTAATAGAAACAGATCTTTGTGGTGAGTTAACTTCATAG